From the Meiothermus sp. Pnk-1 genome, one window contains:
- the ybeY gene encoding rRNA maturation RNase YbeY, whose protein sequence is MPGKDKPRSGTVDLVAKQPIPARLRSRLKRSLGKLMAELGYPGHALTVVLTDDPEIRALKLEHWGEDAPTDVLSFPTFEPGDPFVPPHLGDIVISLDTAKRQAEEQGHTLEAEVLILAAHSLWHLLGHDHTTEAEWAHFHHVQALIQTL, encoded by the coding sequence ATGCCCGGCAAGGATAAGCCCCGCAGCGGCACCGTAGACCTGGTCGCCAAACAACCCATCCCTGCCCGGCTGCGCTCGAGGCTCAAGAGATCGCTGGGCAAGCTGATGGCTGAGCTAGGGTATCCCGGGCATGCGCTCACGGTGGTGCTCACCGATGACCCCGAGATCCGCGCCCTAAAGCTCGAGCACTGGGGGGAAGACGCGCCCACCGATGTGCTCTCCTTCCCCACCTTTGAGCCGGGCGACCCCTTCGTGCCGCCACACCTGGGCGATATCGTCATCAGCCTAGACACCGCCAAACGTCAGGCCGAGGAACAAGGGCATACGCTGGAGGCGGAGGTGCTCATCCTGGCTGCGCATAGCTTATGGCACCTGCTGGGCCACGACCATACCACGGAGGCCGAATGGGCTCATTTTCACCA